In Gossypium raimondii isolate GPD5lz chromosome 12, ASM2569854v1, whole genome shotgun sequence, a single window of DNA contains:
- the LOC105761891 gene encoding uncharacterized protein LOC105761891: MANSARLLVLPFFIALSLSCMNVAQGAGTARRLLQATTTTPPIFPNLPPFRGFQFPPYSGPFPEYRLPPFPGISNVPPSAPGFPGSSAPGFPGSSASGFPGSFPSFPAPPTLPNTTP; encoded by the coding sequence ATGGCTAATTCTGCTCGTCTTCTCGTTTTACCTTTCTTCATTGCACTGTCACTTTCATGCATGAATGTAGCTCAAGGGGCGGGGACGGCTCGCCGTCTCTTGCAGGCAACAACGACGACCCCACCAATATTTCCAAATTTGCCTCCCTTTCGTGGCTTCCAGTTTCCTCCTTACAGCGGACCTTTCCCGGAATATAGGTTGCCGCCATTTCCAGGTATTTCAAACGTCCCTCCTTCAGCACCTGGCTTTCCTGGCTCTTCAGCACCTGGCTTTCCTGGCTCTTCAGCATCTGGCTTTCCTGGTTCCTTCCCTTCGTTCCCTGCTCCACCAACATTGCCCAACACTACCCCTTGA
- the LOC105761892 gene encoding uncharacterized protein LOC105761892 gives MASFNCFVLALFMALSFSSVNVGLAARHLLQLPTLPPLPSIPNLPQPTMPTLPQPSIPNPVALPPLPTIPTLPPLPSLPSIPTLPTTIPSFSPPPARTTP, from the coding sequence ATGGCCTCTTTCAATTGCTTTGTTTTAGCATTGTTCATGGCTTTATCGTTTTCAAGCGTCAACGTTGGCCTAGCTGCGCGTCATCTTCTTCAGCTGCCAACATTGCCACCGTTGCCATCGATTCCAAATCTCCCACAGCCAACGATGCCCACCCTGCCGCAACCATCTATACCCAACCCCGTCGCTCTTCCTCCACTGCCTACCATTCCTACCCTGCCACCCTTGCCCAGCTTGCCTTCAATCCCCACTTTGCCAACTACCATTCCATCCTTCTCCCCACCACCTGCTAGAACTACCCCTTGA
- the LOC105761894 gene encoding protein PELPK1: MASFNYMFLTFVLALSFASFDVGFGARHLLQLPQLPPLPAIPNLPMPTIPTLPTTQPSLPRPGAMPPLPAMPNMPTLPNVPRATLPPLPSFPTIPSTIPSIPFLSPPPAPSTP, from the coding sequence ATGGCTTCTTTCAATTACATGTTCTTGACCTTTGTCCTGGCTTTGTCATTTGCAAGCTTTGATGTTGGGTTTGGAGCCCGTCATCTTCTGCAACTGCCTCAGTTACCTCCATTGCCAGCGATCCCAAATCTGCCAATGCCAACGATACCAACATTGCCAACGACTCAACCATCTTTGCCGAGGCCAGGCGCGATGCCTCCACTCCCCGCCATGCCTAACATGCCCACTTTGCCGAATGTACCAAGGGCCACTTTGCCACCATTACCAAGCTTTCCCACAATCCCAAGTACGATCCCTTCTATCCCATTCCTCTCCCCGCCACCTGCACCGTCTACTCCATGA